In one window of Clupea harengus chromosome 4, Ch_v2.0.2, whole genome shotgun sequence DNA:
- the LOC116220354 gene encoding tumor necrosis factor receptor superfamily member 14-like, whose protein sequence is MVKMVIIVLMILLTMSGVSPACGRAEYLIGQECCPMCAPGYYVRRQCTEFKSTTCVPCPSSTYTDAPNGLPSCRSCTVCDSSAGLRVKRACISTSNTLCEPLEGYYCTDPIKDGCRGAVEHTKCSPGQYVNQTGTASTDTVCGDCIGNTYSDGSFTSCRPHTRCELNGVVVLGEGSSSDDTDCGQRQNTVAIVAGIVGVAVLAVGMCYLYIKEGKGKENISKNIYFKCLERDTQERSLYYQGRNRPFDGPGKSVSAGFGFMKG, encoded by the exons ATGGTGAAGATGGTGATTATAGTTCTGATGATCCTGCTGACCATGTCTGGGGTCTCTCCTGCCTGTGGTCGAGCTGAATATCTTATAGGGCAAGAATGCTGCCCTATGTGTGCTCCTG GTTATTATGTACGGAGACAATGCACTGAGTTTAAAAGTACGACATGTGTTCCATGCCCGTCATCTACCTACACTGATGCACCCAATGGACTGCCGTCCTGTAGATCCTGCACCGTTTGTGACTCGA GTGCAGGTCTAAGAGTGAAGAGGGCGTGCATCTccacttcaaacacactctGTGAGCCTCTGGAAGGCTACTACTGTACTGACCCAatcaaagatggctgccgaggagCTGTGGAACACACAAAGTGCTCACCAGGGCAGTACGTCAACCAGACAG gtacagcatccacagatactgtgtgtggtgactgtatAGGCAACACATACTCAGATGGTTCATTCACAtcctgcagaccacacacacg GTGTGAGTTAAATGGAGTTGTTGTCCTAGGAGAAGGATCATCTTCTGATGACACTGATTGTGGTCAAAGACAAAACACTGTTGCCATTGTAGCTGGTATAGTTGGTGTTGCAGTCCTAGCTGTGGGGATGtgctatttatatataaaagaaggaaaaggaaaagaaaacatcagCAAG AATATTTACTTCAAATGTTTGGAACGTGACACACAAGAGAGGTCCCTGTATTATCAAGGAAGAAACAGACCTTTTGATGGCCCTGGAAAATCAGTCAGTGCTGGTTTCGGTTTTATGAAAGGATGA